From the genome of Streptomyces sp. NBC_01317, one region includes:
- a CDS encoding DUF6986 family protein, translated as MAQQETVTTSLASAVGEDIAARLAPVDADLARRYPGDPGTRQPVHTVYVPADAFTAGTVRSWGGQALAALDEHAPDAAALAAVLGLPDELAGPVHERVRAKLTREPVEDLRIDFEDGYGPHPDADEDEHAARAARLVAAAYADGTAAPYTGIRMKCLEEAVRDRGIRTLDIFLSGLMEAGGLPGGLVLTLPKVTYPEQIEAMVRIAEAFETARGLPPGRLGFEIQIETSQAILAADGTATVARMIGAAGGRATGLHYGTFDYSACVGVSAAYQSSDHPAADHAKAVMQVAAAGTGVRVCDGSTNVLPVGPTPQVHDAWRLHYGLTRRALARAYYQGWDMHPAQLPTRYAAVYAFYREGMAAAAARLVAYVTKAGGAVLDEPATAKALSGYLLRGLDCGAVDDDEVTLLTGLTRQDLEALAVPRRAADALRTVGA; from the coding sequence ATGGCGCAGCAGGAGACGGTGACCACCAGCCTGGCGAGCGCGGTCGGCGAGGACATCGCCGCACGGCTCGCCCCGGTCGACGCGGACCTCGCCCGCCGCTACCCCGGCGACCCCGGGACCAGGCAGCCCGTCCACACCGTCTACGTCCCCGCCGACGCCTTCACCGCCGGCACCGTCCGCTCCTGGGGCGGCCAGGCCCTCGCCGCGCTCGACGAACACGCCCCGGACGCCGCCGCGCTGGCCGCCGTCCTCGGCCTGCCCGACGAGCTGGCGGGGCCGGTGCACGAGCGGGTACGGGCCAAGCTGACGCGTGAACCGGTGGAAGACCTGCGGATCGACTTCGAGGACGGCTACGGCCCGCACCCGGACGCCGACGAGGACGAACACGCGGCCCGCGCCGCCCGGTTGGTCGCCGCGGCCTACGCGGACGGCACCGCGGCCCCGTACACGGGCATCCGGATGAAGTGCCTGGAGGAGGCCGTACGCGACCGGGGGATCCGTACCCTCGACATCTTCCTCAGCGGGCTGATGGAGGCGGGCGGCCTGCCCGGGGGGCTGGTGCTGACCCTGCCCAAGGTCACCTATCCGGAGCAGATCGAGGCGATGGTACGGATCGCCGAGGCGTTCGAGACGGCCCGCGGCCTGCCCCCGGGGCGGCTCGGCTTCGAGATCCAGATCGAGACCAGCCAGGCCATCCTCGCCGCCGACGGCACCGCGACCGTGGCCCGGATGATCGGCGCCGCCGGCGGTCGCGCCACCGGCCTGCACTACGGCACCTTCGACTACAGCGCCTGTGTCGGCGTCAGCGCCGCCTACCAGTCGAGCGACCACCCCGCCGCCGACCACGCCAAGGCCGTGATGCAGGTCGCGGCGGCCGGCACGGGCGTACGGGTGTGCGACGGCTCGACCAACGTGCTCCCGGTCGGTCCCACCCCCCAGGTCCACGACGCCTGGCGGCTGCACTACGGCCTCACCCGGCGGGCCCTCGCCCGCGCCTACTACCAGGGCTGGGACATGCACCCGGCCCAGCTGCCGACCCGCTACGCCGCCGTCTACGCCTTCTACCGCGAGGGCATGGCGGCGGCCGCCGCCCGGCTGGTCGCGTACGTCACCAAGGCGGGCGGCGCCGTGCTCGACGAACCGGCCACGGCCAAGGCGCTCAGCGGCTACCTCCTGCGCGGCCTGGACTGCGGCGCCGTGGACGACGACGAGGTCACCCTCCTCACCGGCCTGACCCGTCAGGACCTGGAGGCCCTGGCCGTCCCGCGCCGCGCGGCCGACGCCCTCCGAACCGTGGGCGCCTGA
- a CDS encoding LacI family DNA-binding transcriptional regulator, with amino-acid sequence MADTSRRPENRYGNRPTMKDVAARAGVGLKTVSRVVNGEPGVTPDTERRVQESIDALGFRRNDSARVLRKGRTASIGLVLEDLADPFYGPLNRAVEEVARAHGALLINGSSAEDPDREQELVLALCARRVDGLIVIPAGDDHRYLEPEIKAGVATVFVDRPAGRIDADVILSDSFGGARSGAAHLIGHGHRRIGFIGDQPRIHTAIERLRGYRTAMADAGLAIHDDWVALGTTAPDRVRDAVAAMLGGPEPVTAILTGNNRVTVTAVRVLAAHHRPVALVGFDDIELADLLEPGVTVIAQDAATLGRTAAERLFQRLDGAADAPSRVVLPTRLIARGSGEIPPPADR; translated from the coding sequence GTGGCCGACACCTCCCGCCGCCCCGAGAACCGCTACGGCAATCGGCCCACCATGAAAGACGTCGCCGCGCGCGCCGGGGTGGGACTCAAGACGGTGTCCCGGGTGGTGAACGGCGAGCCGGGGGTGACCCCGGACACCGAAAGGCGGGTGCAGGAATCCATCGACGCGCTGGGATTCCGGCGCAACGATTCGGCTCGTGTCCTGCGTAAAGGGCGTACGGCGAGTATCGGTCTGGTCCTGGAGGATTTGGCCGACCCGTTCTACGGTCCGCTGAACCGCGCCGTGGAAGAGGTGGCCCGCGCGCACGGCGCGCTGCTCATCAACGGGTCCAGCGCCGAGGATCCGGACCGTGAGCAGGAGTTGGTGCTGGCGCTGTGCGCGCGCCGGGTGGACGGGCTGATCGTGATCCCCGCCGGTGACGACCACCGCTATCTGGAGCCGGAGATCAAGGCCGGGGTCGCGACGGTCTTCGTGGACCGGCCCGCCGGGCGCATCGACGCGGACGTGATCCTCTCCGACAGCTTCGGCGGCGCCCGCTCGGGCGCCGCGCACCTGATCGGGCACGGTCACCGCCGGATCGGCTTCATCGGCGACCAGCCGCGCATCCACACGGCGATCGAGCGGCTGCGCGGGTACCGCACCGCCATGGCGGACGCGGGGCTGGCCATCCACGACGACTGGGTGGCGCTCGGCACGACCGCGCCCGACCGGGTACGGGACGCGGTGGCCGCGATGCTCGGCGGGCCCGAGCCGGTCACGGCGATCCTCACGGGCAACAACCGGGTGACGGTGACGGCGGTACGGGTCCTGGCCGCGCACCACCGGCCGGTCGCGCTCGTCGGCTTCGACGACATCGAGCTGGCGGACCTGCTGGAGCCGGGGGTCACGGTCATCGCGCAGGACGCGGCGACCCTGGGCCGTACGGCCGCCGAGCGGCTCTTCCAGCGCCTCGACGGGGCGGCCGACGCCCCGTCGAGAGTGGTGCTGCCGACCCGGCTGATCGCCCGGGGCTCGGGCGAGATCCCGCCGCCGGCGGACCGGTAG
- a CDS encoding ROK family protein gives MHIDRVAALDIGGTKIAGALVDGNGRILVRAQRPTPAREDGESVMRAVEEVLAEVAASPLWAGATAIGIGSAGPVDASAGTVSPVNVPGWRGFPLVERVREATGGLPVTLVGDGVAMTAAEHWQGAARGYDNALCMVVSTGVGGGLVLGGTLHPGPTGNSGHIGHISVDLDGDLCPCGGRGCVERIASGPNIARRALEGGWQPGPDGDTSAAAVAAAARAGHPVAIASFERAAQALAAGIAATATLVEIGIAVVGGGVANAGEVLFAPLRRSLGDYATLSFVRQIKVAPALMGTDAGLVGAAAAAALGTRDEETATVSG, from the coding sequence ATGCATATCGACCGCGTTGCCGCACTCGACATCGGCGGCACCAAGATCGCCGGCGCGTTGGTCGACGGCAACGGCAGGATTCTCGTACGGGCACAGCGGCCGACCCCCGCGCGGGAGGACGGCGAGAGTGTGATGCGCGCCGTCGAGGAGGTCCTGGCGGAGGTCGCGGCCTCGCCGCTCTGGGCGGGGGCCACGGCGATCGGCATCGGCAGCGCGGGCCCGGTGGACGCCTCCGCCGGTACGGTCAGCCCGGTCAACGTGCCGGGCTGGCGCGGGTTCCCGCTGGTGGAGCGGGTACGGGAAGCGACCGGCGGCCTCCCGGTGACGCTGGTCGGCGACGGGGTCGCCATGACCGCGGCGGAGCACTGGCAGGGCGCGGCGCGCGGCTACGACAACGCGCTGTGCATGGTGGTCTCGACGGGTGTGGGCGGCGGGCTCGTCCTCGGCGGCACGCTCCACCCGGGGCCCACCGGCAACTCCGGGCACATCGGCCACATCAGCGTGGACCTGGACGGCGACCTCTGCCCGTGCGGCGGGCGCGGGTGCGTGGAGCGGATCGCCAGCGGTCCCAACATCGCGCGCCGGGCGCTGGAGGGCGGCTGGCAGCCGGGGCCCGACGGGGACACGTCCGCGGCGGCGGTCGCCGCCGCCGCCCGCGCCGGCCATCCCGTCGCGATCGCGTCCTTCGAACGCGCCGCGCAGGCGCTGGCCGCCGGCATCGCCGCGACGGCCACGCTGGTGGAGATCGGCATCGCGGTGGTCGGCGGGGGTGTCGCGAACGCGGGAGAGGTTCTCTTCGCCCCACTGCGCCGCTCCCTCGGCGACTACGCCACCCTCTCCTTCGTCCGGCAGATCAAGGTGGCCCCGGCCCTCATGGGGACGGACGCGGGCCTGGTGGGCGCGGCGGCGGCGGCCGCACTGGGCACCCGCGACGAGGAGACGGCGACGGTCAGCGGCTGA
- a CDS encoding NUDIX hydrolase, with amino-acid sequence MIVWVNGAFGAGKTSTARELVDLIPNCTLYDPGLTGAELARLLPQKRLADVTDFQDLPIWRRLVVDTAAALLAELGGVLVIPMTLLRQEYRDEIFGGLAARRIPVRHVLLATDETILRGRIAAREAPDGDREAAERDRRWCYEHIEQYRTALHWLTADAHVVDSNARTAHESAECLADAVRTGRARACAIVQTPEPTAETLAAGVLLFDERGRVLLVDPTYKPGWEFPGGVVEQGEAPARAGIREVEEEIGIRLTDVPRLLVMDWEPPRPPGYGGLRLLFDGGLLPAGLAGQVRLPGPELRDWRFVGEEEAAGLLPPARFERLRWALRARERGVVLNLEDGVPVG; translated from the coding sequence GTGATTGTTTGGGTCAATGGGGCGTTCGGAGCGGGGAAGACCAGCACCGCACGCGAACTGGTCGACCTGATCCCCAACTGCACGCTCTACGACCCTGGGCTCACCGGTGCGGAACTGGCACGGCTGCTCCCGCAGAAGCGGCTCGCCGACGTCACCGACTTCCAGGACCTGCCGATCTGGCGCCGCCTGGTGGTGGACACCGCGGCGGCCCTGCTGGCGGAGCTGGGCGGTGTGCTCGTCATCCCCATGACGCTCCTGCGGCAGGAGTACCGCGACGAGATCTTCGGTGGACTGGCCGCCCGGCGCATCCCGGTCCGGCATGTGCTGCTGGCAACTGATGAAACGATCCTGCGTGGGCGCATAGCGGCCAGGGAAGCCCCGGACGGCGACCGGGAGGCCGCCGAACGTGACCGTCGGTGGTGTTACGAACACATCGAGCAGTACCGTACCGCGCTGCACTGGCTCACCGCCGACGCCCACGTCGTCGACAGCAACGCCAGGACGGCCCACGAGAGCGCCGAGTGCCTCGCCGACGCGGTACGGACCGGCAGGGCGCGCGCCTGCGCGATCGTACAGACCCCCGAACCCACCGCCGAGACCCTCGCCGCCGGGGTGCTGCTCTTCGACGAGCGGGGCCGGGTGCTGCTCGTGGACCCCACGTACAAGCCCGGTTGGGAGTTCCCCGGCGGTGTGGTGGAGCAGGGCGAGGCGCCCGCGCGGGCCGGCATCCGCGAGGTGGAGGAGGAGATAGGCATCCGACTCACCGACGTGCCGAGGCTGTTGGTCATGGACTGGGAACCACCCCGGCCGCCGGGCTACGGCGGACTGCGCCTGCTGTTCGACGGTGGACTGCTGCCCGCCGGGCTGGCCGGGCAAGTACGCCTGCCGGGGCCCGAGTTGCGGGACTGGCGCTTCGTCGGGGAGGAGGAGGCGGCCGGCCTGCTGCCGCCCGCCCGCTTCGAGCGGCTGCGCTGGGCCCTGCGGGCCCGTGAGCGGGGGGTCGTGCTCAACCTGGAGGACGGCGTCCCCGTCGGCTGA
- a CDS encoding MBL fold metallo-hydrolase: MDVVEIRPRLHLLRFPVGQAYLWRDGTELTLVDAGHSGAATEVEEAVTRLGQDPRALRRIVLTHCHRDHVGSAGELARRHGAEVVAHRLDAPVVRGDLPVPEPVLPDWEIPLYEHGLTVPPAPPTRVDREVEDGDELGFGDGARVVHTPGHTAGSIAVHLPHHGVLFVGDTLASVNGITLGVFHVDRERAQESMDQLLTLEPSTVCYGHGDPTPGFGEPVTGPVLPPR, encoded by the coding sequence ATCGACGTCGTCGAAATACGCCCGCGGCTCCACCTGTTGCGCTTCCCGGTCGGCCAGGCCTACCTGTGGCGCGACGGTACGGAACTGACCCTGGTCGACGCCGGGCACAGCGGTGCCGCGACGGAGGTCGAGGAGGCGGTCACCCGCCTGGGTCAGGACCCGCGCGCGCTGCGCCGTATCGTCCTCACCCACTGCCATCGCGACCACGTGGGCTCCGCCGGGGAGTTGGCGCGGCGGCACGGCGCGGAGGTGGTCGCGCACCGGCTGGACGCCCCGGTGGTCCGGGGTGATCTGCCGGTGCCGGAACCGGTGTTGCCCGACTGGGAGATCCCGCTGTACGAGCACGGCCTGACCGTGCCGCCCGCGCCGCCCACCCGCGTGGACCGGGAGGTGGAGGACGGCGACGAGCTGGGCTTCGGCGACGGGGCCCGGGTGGTGCACACGCCGGGGCACACCGCGGGCTCGATCGCGGTCCATCTGCCGCACCACGGTGTGCTGTTCGTCGGGGACACCCTGGCGTCGGTGAACGGGATCACCCTCGGTGTCTTCCACGTGGACCGCGAGCGCGCGCAGGAGTCGATGGACCAGTTGCTGACCCTGGAGCCTTCCACGGTCTGCTACGGGCACGGGGACCCCACTCCGGGCTTCGGGGAGCCGGTCACCGGGCCGGTGCTGCCGCCCCGGTGA
- a CDS encoding dipeptidase, whose product MTADPIAETVASLMPRARAELAELVAFRSVADPAVFPKSECEAAAGWVAGALRTEGFQDVAVLDTPDGSQSVYGLLPGPEGAPTVLLYAHYDVQPPLDEAAWLSPPFELTERDGRWYGRGAADCKGGFLMHLLALRALKANGGVPVTVKVIAEGSEEQGTGGLERYAEAHPELLTADTIVIGDTGNFRVGLPTVTATLRGMTLLRVRVDTLEGNLHSGQFGGAAPDALAALIRVLDSLRAEDGSTRVEGLAADAVWEGLDYPEADFRTDAKVLDGVGLIGDGTVSDRIWARPSVTVIGIDAPPVVGATPSIQAGARATVSLRVPPGQDTAEATKLLTAHLEKHTPWGARVAVEQIGQGAAFRADTSSPAYAAMAEAMRAGYPGQDMQTAGQGGSIPLCNTLAALYPSAEILLIGLSEPAAQIHAVNESVSPEELERLSVTEAHFLVNYAESKRG is encoded by the coding sequence ATGACCGCCGATCCGATTGCCGAAACCGTCGCGTCGCTGATGCCCCGCGCCCGCGCGGAGCTCGCGGAACTGGTGGCCTTCCGGTCGGTGGCGGACCCGGCGGTGTTCCCGAAGAGCGAGTGCGAGGCGGCGGCCGGGTGGGTCGCCGGCGCGCTGCGTACCGAAGGATTCCAGGATGTCGCGGTCCTCGACACCCCCGACGGCAGCCAGTCCGTCTACGGTTTGCTGCCCGGCCCCGAGGGCGCCCCGACGGTGCTGCTCTACGCCCACTACGACGTACAGCCGCCGCTGGACGAGGCGGCGTGGCTGTCCCCGCCGTTCGAACTGACCGAGCGCGACGGCCGCTGGTACGGGCGCGGGGCGGCCGACTGCAAGGGCGGCTTCCTGATGCACCTGCTGGCCCTGCGCGCCCTCAAGGCGAACGGCGGGGTGCCCGTGACCGTCAAGGTGATCGCCGAGGGCTCGGAGGAGCAGGGTACGGGTGGCCTGGAGCGGTACGCGGAGGCGCACCCGGAGCTGCTGACGGCCGACACGATCGTGATCGGCGACACGGGGAACTTCCGGGTGGGCCTGCCGACCGTCACGGCCACCCTGCGCGGGATGACCCTCCTGCGCGTCCGGGTCGACACCCTCGAAGGGAACCTGCACTCGGGGCAGTTCGGCGGCGCGGCCCCCGACGCGCTCGCGGCGCTGATCCGGGTGCTGGACTCGCTGCGCGCCGAGGACGGTTCGACCCGGGTGGAGGGGCTCGCGGCGGACGCCGTGTGGGAGGGCCTCGACTACCCGGAGGCCGATTTCCGTACGGACGCGAAGGTGCTCGACGGGGTGGGGCTGATCGGCGACGGGACGGTCTCCGACCGGATCTGGGCACGCCCGTCCGTCACGGTCATCGGGATCGACGCCCCGCCGGTCGTGGGCGCCACGCCCTCGATCCAGGCGGGCGCGCGGGCCACGGTCAGCCTGCGGGTTCCCCCGGGCCAGGACACCGCCGAGGCGACGAAGCTGCTGACCGCGCACCTGGAGAAGCACACCCCGTGGGGCGCGCGGGTCGCGGTGGAGCAGATCGGGCAGGGAGCGGCGTTCCGCGCGGACACCTCCAGCCCCGCGTACGCCGCGATGGCGGAGGCGATGCGGGCCGGGTATCCGGGCCAGGACATGCAGACCGCGGGCCAGGGCGGGTCCATCCCGCTCTGCAACACACTGGCCGCGCTGTATCCGAGCGCCGAGATCCTGCTGATCGGGCTGAGCGAGCCGGCGGCGCAGATCCACGCGGTGAACGAGAGTGTCTCGCCGGAGGAGTTGGAGCGCCTGTCCGTCACCGAGGCGCACTTCCTGGTCAACTACGCGGAGTCGAAGCGGGGTTGA
- a CDS encoding geranylgeranyl reductase family protein, producing MSSENADAGSEHDEPVWDVVVVGAGPAGASAAYAAAVAGRQVLLLEKAELPRYKTCGGGIIGPSRDALPPGFELPLRDRVHAVTFSLNGKLARTRRSKRMLFGLINRPEFDASLVEHAQKAGAVLRTGATVSRVEQHGPAVPDRRTVAVVLSDGGTVLARAVVGADGSASRIGAHVGVKMDQVDLGLEAEIPVPETVAEDWAGRVLIDWGPLPGSYGWVFPKGDTLTVGVISARGEGAATKRYLEDFIARLGLAGFEPSVSSGHLTRCRSEDSPLSRGRVLVCGDAAGLLEPWTREGISFALRSGRLAGEWAVRISESHDAVDARRQALNYAFAIKAGLGVEMGVGRRMLGIFERRPGLLHAAITGLRPAWNAFADIARGSTSLAGLVRTHPLARRALDVLDRRQAAAAAAAAEAEAGASEAGATEAKAPEVGAP from the coding sequence GTGAGCAGCGAGAACGCAGACGCCGGAAGCGAGCACGACGAGCCGGTGTGGGATGTCGTCGTGGTCGGAGCAGGGCCGGCGGGAGCGTCGGCGGCCTATGCCGCGGCGGTCGCGGGCCGTCAGGTGCTGCTGCTGGAGAAAGCCGAGTTGCCCCGCTACAAGACCTGCGGGGGAGGCATCATCGGTCCCTCGCGCGACGCGCTGCCTCCGGGCTTCGAGCTTCCGCTCAGGGACCGGGTGCACGCGGTCACCTTCTCCCTCAACGGCAAGCTGGCCAGGACACGCCGGTCGAAGCGGATGCTCTTCGGGCTCATCAACCGCCCCGAGTTCGACGCGAGTCTGGTCGAACACGCGCAGAAGGCGGGCGCGGTGCTCCGTACGGGAGCGACGGTCTCCCGGGTCGAGCAGCACGGCCCGGCCGTGCCCGACCGCCGTACGGTCGCGGTGGTCCTCTCGGACGGCGGGACGGTGCTGGCGCGGGCCGTGGTCGGCGCCGACGGCAGTGCCAGCCGGATAGGCGCGCACGTCGGGGTGAAGATGGACCAGGTCGACCTCGGCCTGGAGGCGGAGATCCCCGTGCCGGAGACGGTCGCGGAGGACTGGGCGGGACGGGTCCTCATCGACTGGGGCCCGCTGCCGGGGAGTTACGGCTGGGTGTTCCCCAAGGGGGACACGCTCACCGTCGGGGTGATCTCGGCGCGGGGCGAGGGCGCGGCGACCAAGCGGTATCTGGAGGACTTCATCGCCCGGCTCGGTCTCGCCGGATTCGAGCCGTCCGTCTCGTCCGGGCATCTGACGCGCTGCCGCAGCGAGGACTCGCCGCTGTCGCGCGGCCGGGTGCTGGTGTGCGGGGACGCGGCGGGGCTGCTGGAGCCGTGGACCAGGGAGGGGATCTCCTTCGCCCTGCGGTCGGGGCGGCTCGCGGGGGAGTGGGCGGTCAGGATCTCGGAGTCGCACGACGCCGTGGACGCCCGCAGGCAGGCGCTGAACTACGCGTTCGCCATCAAGGCCGGTCTCGGCGTGGAGATGGGGGTCGGCCGCCGGATGCTCGGCATCTTCGAGCGCCGTCCCGGGCTGCTGCACGCGGCGATCACGGGCCTGCGCCCGGCGTGGAACGCGTTCGCGGACATCGCCCGGGGCTCGACGTCGCTGGCCGGGCTCGTACGGACCCATCCGCTGGCCCGGCGCGCGCTGGACGTCCTGGACCGCAGGCAGGCGGCTGCCGCGGCGGCCGCCGCAGAGGCCGAGGCGGGCGCGTCGGAGGCCGGGGCCACGGAGGCCAAGGCACCGGAGGTGGGCGCTCCTTAG
- a CDS encoding AfsR/SARP family transcriptional regulator: protein MTDGIRVAGIRFELLGPLRALRPDGEVPLGPPLQRSVLAVLLHQDGGAMPYDALVDAVWGTGPPSRARALVQRYVSGLRHALAFGPGAGKPGAAPELAWTGRGYRLAGAAIDDLRERHTLLRTAGEARESGDLRSAGELAVRAESLWRGAYAEGLAGPYLEAERRRWAEERVLEREARLAGEIERGRSRECVDELTRLVAAHPLREPLAGLLVLALHRDGRPAEALVAYDEARARITEATAAEPGPALRALYEDVLRGAPAPLPGSIPTA, encoded by the coding sequence ATGACGGACGGAATACGCGTGGCGGGCATACGGTTCGAACTGCTCGGCCCGCTGAGGGCCTTGCGGCCGGACGGCGAAGTACCGCTGGGGCCGCCGCTGCAACGGTCCGTGCTCGCCGTCCTGTTGCACCAGGACGGCGGGGCGATGCCCTACGACGCGCTCGTCGACGCCGTCTGGGGCACCGGACCGCCGTCGCGGGCACGGGCCTTGGTCCAGAGGTACGTCTCCGGCCTGCGCCACGCCCTGGCGTTCGGACCGGGCGCCGGAAAGCCGGGAGCCGCCCCGGAACTGGCGTGGACCGGCCGGGGTTATCGCCTCGCCGGCGCGGCCATCGACGATCTCCGCGAGCGGCACACCCTGCTGCGCACGGCCGGGGAGGCGCGCGAGTCGGGGGACCTGCGGAGCGCCGGTGAACTGGCCGTGCGGGCCGAGTCGCTGTGGCGCGGCGCGTACGCGGAGGGGCTGGCGGGGCCGTATCTGGAAGCGGAACGCCGGCGCTGGGCGGAGGAGCGGGTGCTCGAACGGGAGGCCCGGCTGGCGGGTGAGATCGAGCGGGGGCGCTCGCGGGAGTGTGTGGACGAACTGACCCGGCTGGTGGCCGCGCATCCGCTCCGTGAGCCGCTGGCCGGGCTGCTGGTGCTGGCGCTCCACCGCGACGGGCGCCCGGCGGAGGCGCTGGTGGCGTACGACGAGGCACGGGCCAGGATCACGGAGGCGACGGCGGCGGAACCGGGGCCGGCGCTGCGCGCCCTGTACGAGGACGTCCTGCGCGGGGCTCCGGCCCCGCTGCCGGGATCGATACCGACGGCCTGA
- a CDS encoding sensor histidine kinase — protein MEDQRTRRDQGSGRPAFLRARRAGGRERRVPWPSTLLLTVLVVVGTVFAGRHQHRAGLDVYAFLLLLAGPALLLFRRPHPVVAVYGVVATTLVYLGAGYPYGPVFVTVVVAAFAAIAAGHRYAAWWAVGLLWAGHVLLTHWLYRWLPPSGDHAAPWGQEVVIAAWVAAVCAAAELLRVRREQWAKEDAERDAAERRRTDEERMRIARELHDVLAHSISVINVQAGVGLALLDADPEQARSALTTIKAASKEALGEVRQVLDTLRTPGDAPRAPAPGLDRLPELVEQAAGAGLAVEVRREGEAEPLPPGADLAAFRIIQEALTNVVRHSGSRTARITLGYERGTSGRRDGVAGPPPDPAAGPDAMAGRAPRLLRLRIDDAGPATHGDAGGGGNGLVGMRERTAALGGTIEAGPGPDGGFRVHATIPLTTEETP, from the coding sequence ATGGAAGACCAGCGCACCCGTCGTGACCAGGGCAGCGGCCGCCCGGCGTTCCTCCGCGCCCGGCGGGCCGGCGGGCGGGAGCGGCGCGTCCCCTGGCCCTCCACCCTGCTGCTGACGGTCCTCGTCGTCGTCGGAACGGTCTTCGCCGGGCGGCACCAGCACCGGGCCGGCCTCGACGTCTACGCCTTCCTGCTGCTGCTCGCCGGTCCCGCCCTGCTGCTGTTCCGGCGGCCGCACCCCGTCGTCGCGGTGTACGGGGTGGTGGCCACGACGCTGGTGTACCTCGGCGCGGGCTATCCGTACGGACCGGTCTTCGTCACCGTCGTCGTGGCCGCGTTCGCCGCCATCGCGGCGGGCCACCGGTACGCGGCCTGGTGGGCCGTCGGCCTGCTCTGGGCGGGCCACGTCCTGCTCACGCACTGGCTGTACCGGTGGCTCCCGCCGTCCGGCGACCACGCCGCGCCCTGGGGACAGGAAGTGGTGATCGCCGCCTGGGTGGCGGCCGTCTGCGCCGCCGCCGAACTGCTCCGGGTGCGCAGGGAGCAGTGGGCCAAGGAGGACGCCGAGCGCGACGCCGCCGAGCGGCGCAGGACGGACGAGGAGCGGATGCGCATCGCCCGCGAACTGCACGACGTACTGGCCCACTCCATCTCGGTCATCAACGTCCAGGCGGGCGTCGGGCTCGCCCTGCTCGACGCCGACCCCGAACAGGCCCGCTCGGCGCTCACCACCATCAAGGCGGCGAGCAAGGAGGCCCTCGGCGAGGTGCGCCAGGTCCTCGACACCCTCAGAACACCCGGCGACGCCCCGCGTGCCCCCGCCCCCGGTCTCGACCGCCTGCCCGAGCTGGTCGAACAGGCCGCGGGCGCCGGTCTCGCCGTGGAGGTCCGGCGCGAGGGCGAGGCGGAGCCGCTGCCGCCCGGGGCGGATCTGGCGGCCTTCCGGATCATCCAGGAGGCGCTGACCAACGTGGTACGGCACTCGGGATCCCGTACGGCACGGATCACGCTCGGCTACGAGCGCGGGACGTCCGGTCGGCGGGACGGGGTGGCCGGGCCTCCGCCCGACCCGGCAGCGGGCCCGGACGCGATGGCCGGCCGTGCGCCCCGCCTGCTCCGTCTCCGTATCGACGACGCGGGACCCGCCACCCACGGCGACGCGGGCGGCGGTGGCAACGGCCTGGTCGGCATGCGGGAGCGGACGGCCGCGCTCGGTGGCACGATCGAGGCAGGACCGGGCCCGGACGGCGGCTTCCGCGTCCACGCCACGATTCCCCTGACGACCGAGGAGACCCCGTGA
- a CDS encoding response regulator transcription factor — translation MIRVLLADDQSLVRAGFRALLDAQPDIEVVDEAADGEQAVSRVRELRPDVVLMDIRMPRLDGLAATRRITGDHRLGGVKVVVLTTFELDEYVFEAIRSGASGFLVKDTEPDELLRAVRAVVGGDALLSPGVTRRLIAEFASRSKAPADAPGLGGLTEREREVMALVGIGLSNDEIARRLVVSPLTAKTHVSRTMVKLGARDRAQLVVLAYESGLVRPGWLG, via the coding sequence GTGATCCGCGTCCTGCTCGCCGACGACCAGTCCCTCGTACGGGCAGGATTCCGCGCGCTGCTCGACGCCCAGCCGGACATCGAGGTCGTGGACGAGGCGGCGGACGGCGAGCAGGCCGTGAGCCGGGTGCGTGAACTGCGCCCGGACGTCGTGCTGATGGACATCCGCATGCCACGCCTGGACGGTCTCGCGGCCACCCGCAGGATCACCGGGGACCACCGGCTCGGCGGGGTGAAGGTGGTCGTGCTGACCACGTTCGAACTCGACGAGTACGTCTTCGAGGCCATCCGGTCCGGTGCCTCGGGATTCCTCGTCAAGGACACCGAGCCGGACGAACTCCTGCGCGCTGTCAGGGCGGTGGTCGGCGGGGACGCGCTGCTCTCGCCGGGGGTGACACGCCGGCTCATCGCCGAGTTCGCGTCCCGCTCGAAGGCCCCGGCGGACGCCCCGGGCCTCGGTGGACTCACCGAGCGGGAGCGTGAGGTGATGGCCCTGGTGGGCATCGGCCTGTCCAACGACGAGATCGCCCGGCGGCTGGTCGTCAGCCCGCTCACCGCCAAGACCCATGTGAGCCGGACGATGGTGAAGCTGGGCGCGCGGGACCGGGCCCAACTGGTCGTGCTGGCCTACGAGTCGGGGCTCGTACGGCCGGGCTGGCTGGGCTGA